In Lodderomyces elongisporus chromosome 1, complete sequence, a genomic segment contains:
- the eso1 gene encoding N-acetyltransferase eso1 (BUSCO:EOG09261801): MSVKVPISTTPRPALTTSPRPLSSFTIKNLLDLNNHLLAYKSPLSVIALVDLNAFYAQVECVRLGLSDEDPVVCQQWQSIIAVSYAARKYGISRLDTVHSAKLKCPHLICAHAGVYKKGDSHWAYYPGSPSPVDHKVSLDTYRRESRKILRIVQSKFDLVDKASVDESYVDLGRAVFKLLLQKFPQLQEAMDKIGDGGDPSSLLLPNIPNKLPEDLQWEGYIAESDKEMSDDGQTVDMPPVIEDWDDVTLLLGSQLLLDLRRTIYEELGYTTSAGLARNRLVAKLSGDFKKPDNQTIVRNCALNRFLQNFELTDITGFGAQLGKSLIVKFQCPSNTNSIAFIRDNYTQSMMREELRDDPELANKLYLIVRGLYPSELTSKVDVKSMMSTKNFRDNSPWCLKDAYEWLTVYAGDLSNRLLDLDNESMDLSLTKISKRDRGVLKRPRTITIGVRSTAFVRQTRQMPIPIHKDISKMKQTILECGCQLLREYMEHNTDLTRLNNGKTPKELFAGDPKNVKIMKMQNMSLAISNFVSLNENSSIESFARKKNDGDKDKTNNGNESINHELIEINKEIKRKNEEKLTQPPKKPKVLSIENKQHINNLFMEFNKSNNDQSQSQGQGQSQNQSQSHIKNKPSTQLSTKPNNKLKNLSQSQSRHSQQQSQQLQKGKLGLAPNSGGSNDIIKSLQNHQPVNLLAELQLSQYCPKCKVGISDPIEHNDFHIAIELSEKWNQ, from the coding sequence ATGTCAGTGAAGGTGCCTATATCGACAACTCCACGTCCTGCATTAACAACATCGCCACGACCGTTGTCAAGTTTTACCATCAAGAACCTTCTCGATTTGAACAACCACTTGCTTGCATATAAGCTGCCACTCTCAGTGATTGCATTAGTCGATCTCAATGCATTTTATGCCCAAGTCGAATGTGTTCGACTAGGTTTGTCAGATGAAGATCCGGTTGTGTGCCAACAATGGCAATCAATCATTGCAGTGAGCTACGCAGCACGGAAATATGGCATATCACGACTAGACACGGTGCACTCGGCCAAGCTAAAGTGTCCACACCTAATATGTGCACATGCTGGAGTATACAAAAAGGGAGATAGTCATTGGGCGTACTACCCAGGATCACCATCACCGGTTGACCATAAAGTTAGCTTAGATACTTATCGACGAGAGAGTAGAAAGATTTTGCGGATTGTACAAAGTAAATTTGATTTGGTCGACAAGGCAAGTGTAGACGAAAGTTATGTCGATTTAGGAAGAGCAGTTTTTAAACTATTATTGCAAAAGTTCCCCCAATTACAAGAAGCAATGGATAAAATTGGTGATGGCGGCGATCCCCTGAGCTTATTATTACCCAACATCCCAAATAAACTACCCGAGGATTTGCAATGGGAAGGTTACATTGCCGAGTCCGATAAGGAAATGTCTGACGATGGACAAACAGTGGATATGCCACCTGTAATTGAAGATTGGGATGATGTTACACTTCTTTTAGGATCACAACTTCTTTTAGATCTCAGACGTACTATATACGAGGAACTAGGATACACCACATCGGCCGGCTTGGCCCGAAATAGACTTGTGGCGAAATTGAGCGGTGACTTTAAGAAGCCAGATAACCAAACTATAGTACGAAACTGTGCATTGAATCGATTTTTACAAAACTTTGAATTGACAGATATCACTGGGTTTGGGGCGCAATTGGGTAAATCCTTGATTGTGAAATTCCAGTGTCCCTCAAATACAAACTCCATAGCATTTATTAGAGACAACTATACGCAAAGTATGATGCGAGAAGAACTTAGAGATGACCCTGAGTTGGCAAACAAGTTGTATTTGATTGTGCGTGGCTTGTACCCTCTGGAATTGACATCAAAAGTAGACGTGAAATCAATGATGTCAACAAAGAATTTTCGCGACAACTCACCGTGGTGTTTAAAAGATGCATACGAATGGTTAACTGTTTATGCGGGGGACTTATCGAACCGGTTGCTAGATTTGGATAATGAAAGTATGGACCTATCATTGACGAAAATTTCGAAACGAGATCGGGGGGTTTTGAAAAGACCACGAACAATCACAATTGGTGTTCGCTCAACTGCATTTGTAAGACAAACAAGACAAATGCCCATCCCAATTCACAAAGATATAAGTAAAATGAAACAAACCATTTTAGAATGTGGATGTCAATTATTGAGGGAGTACATGGAACACAATACAGATTTAACAAGACTCAATAATGGCAAAACCCCAAAGGAACTATTTGCTGGTGACCCGAAAAATGTGAAAATCATGAAGATGCAAAACATGTCTCTTGCTATTTCAAACTTTGTCTCCTTGAACGAAAACTCATCTATTGAGTCTTTTGCtagaaagaagaatgatGGAGACAAAGATAAAACGAATAATGGGAATGAGAGTATAAATCACGAGTTAATAGAGATCAATAAGGAAATTAAGAGGaaaaatgaagagaaaCTAACGCAGCCAccaaagaaaccaaaagtCTTATCAATTGAGAATAAACAACATATTAACAATTTATTTATGGAGTTtaacaaatcaaacaatGACCAGAGTCAGAGTCAGGGCCAGGGCCAGAGCCAGAATCAGAGCCAGAGCCATATCAAGAACAAGCCGAGCACCCAGTTGAGCACTAAACCTAACAACAAGCTTAAAAATTTGAGTCAATCGCAACTGCGTCAtctgcagcagcagctgcagcaattgcaaaaggGTAAACTTGGTCTAGCTCCAAATAGTGGAGGCAGTAATGATATTATTAAATCACTCCAAAACCATCAACCAGTGAATCTTTTAGCAGAATTGCAATTGTCTCAGTATTGTCCGAAATGCAAAGTGGGAATAAGTGATCCAATAGAACATAACGATTTTCATATAGCAATCGAGCTCTCTGAAAAATGGAACCAGTAA